The following are encoded in a window of Kitasatospora fiedleri genomic DNA:
- a CDS encoding DUF7507 domain-containing protein, translating into MAGRVRGVARGMLALLLAAGPVLAGPRAAADPPTGGTVIVDETFAGASIADPSWEPLGDTCLTGASPGSTPAPGTAPVPSCPAGGTPAAPVPGVTPGYLQLNDAAGFVGGSVLYRRPVPASAGLSVTFEQYQYGGNAQPGDGIGFYLVDGATPLDSKGADGGSLGYAQRNLSPGVVGGYLGVGLDMYGNFYNDGENRGADCPTGQQSPVRQDGPVAPNAVTLRGPGAGISGYCYLASTTEAPAGDPPRAATTLPGSLGAPFGTTDPAVAERTVNVQITPAPDPRVIVQIDFQDGTGWHRVLDRPAPAGLPSTYKFGFSASTGGSTDVHLIRNVTASSILPLGALDLVKQVDRSGPPLPAVITAGTVIPYQYVVTNAGAVEVSSLAVSDDKLAPVNCPATTLPPAPAPGSTVVCTGSYTVTAQDVAAGRVVNTASATANPAIGPQLGTGPATVTVPIASALTLDKRAVTPAPHTVGQVVDYTFTATDTGGSTLSTLVVQDPGITDLACPASVVEPGGSVVCTGSHTVTEQDLAAGSFSNTATATAVSPIGQSVQAAPSTAVIPVVAVADLAVTVDADPQVLPVGSTTTFTVTLRNNGPADATNAVVDSPVPAGTTLLTPTAAAGTAYDPATGRWTVPALPVGGSVRLTLPVRLDVAAPATDTATVTAADQYDPVTANNTASVTVRPLTDTDIVVGKSVDHSRPGLGGQVVFTVTAANDGPAPATGLVLTDLLPPGLELVRAEPGTGGYAADTGRWTIGDLAVGAQARLILTARATEPGTHTNTATLTGLDQTDTDPSDNTASATVTVDAPSPSPSPSPSPSPAPTTSPAPTTSPAPKPPRHDHPGPELPGTGAPAAATGVVAVLLLIGGAVLLAARREHVRREPTRRS; encoded by the coding sequence TCGCCGACCCGTCCTGGGAGCCGCTGGGCGACACCTGCCTGACCGGCGCGTCCCCCGGGAGCACGCCCGCGCCGGGCACCGCGCCCGTCCCGTCCTGCCCGGCCGGCGGCACCCCGGCCGCGCCGGTGCCCGGGGTGACGCCCGGTTACCTCCAGCTCAACGACGCGGCCGGGTTCGTCGGCGGCTCGGTGCTGTACCGCCGCCCGGTGCCCGCCTCGGCGGGCCTGTCGGTGACCTTCGAGCAGTACCAGTACGGCGGCAACGCGCAGCCCGGCGACGGCATCGGGTTCTACCTGGTGGACGGCGCGACCCCGCTGGACTCCAAGGGCGCGGACGGCGGCAGCCTCGGCTACGCGCAGCGCAACCTCAGCCCCGGCGTGGTCGGCGGCTACCTGGGCGTGGGCCTGGACATGTACGGCAACTTCTACAACGACGGCGAGAACCGGGGCGCGGACTGCCCGACCGGCCAGCAGTCGCCGGTGAGGCAGGACGGCCCGGTCGCGCCGAACGCGGTCACCCTGCGCGGCCCGGGCGCCGGCATCTCCGGCTACTGCTACCTGGCGTCCACCACCGAGGCACCGGCCGGTGACCCGCCGCGGGCCGCGACCACGCTGCCCGGCAGCCTGGGCGCGCCGTTCGGCACCACCGACCCGGCGGTCGCCGAGCGCACCGTCAACGTGCAGATCACGCCGGCCCCCGACCCCCGGGTGATCGTCCAGATCGACTTCCAGGACGGCACCGGCTGGCACCGGGTGCTGGACCGGCCGGCCCCGGCCGGGCTGCCGTCCACCTACAAGTTCGGGTTCAGCGCCTCCACCGGCGGCTCCACCGACGTCCACCTGATCCGCAACGTCACGGCCTCCTCGATCCTGCCGCTGGGCGCGCTCGACCTGGTCAAGCAGGTCGACCGGAGCGGTCCGCCGCTGCCCGCGGTGATCACCGCTGGGACGGTGATCCCGTACCAGTACGTGGTCACCAACGCCGGTGCGGTGGAGGTGAGTTCGCTGGCCGTCAGCGACGACAAGCTGGCCCCGGTGAACTGCCCGGCCACCACCCTGCCGCCCGCGCCCGCCCCCGGTTCGACCGTGGTGTGCACCGGCAGCTACACCGTCACCGCGCAGGACGTCGCCGCCGGACGGGTCGTCAACACCGCGAGCGCCACCGCGAACCCGGCCATCGGCCCCCAGCTCGGCACCGGACCGGCCACCGTGACGGTGCCGATCGCCTCGGCGCTGACCCTCGACAAGCGGGCCGTCACGCCCGCCCCGCACACCGTGGGCCAGGTGGTCGACTACACCTTCACCGCCACCGACACCGGCGGCTCCACCCTCTCCACCCTGGTGGTCCAGGACCCGGGGATCACCGACCTGGCCTGCCCCGCCTCGGTGGTGGAACCCGGCGGCTCGGTGGTCTGCACCGGCAGCCACACCGTCACCGAACAGGACCTGGCGGCCGGCTCGTTCAGCAACACCGCCACCGCCACCGCGGTCTCCCCGATCGGGCAGTCCGTCCAGGCCGCCCCGTCCACCGCGGTCATCCCGGTGGTCGCGGTCGCCGACCTCGCCGTCACCGTGGACGCCGACCCGCAGGTGCTGCCGGTCGGCTCCACCACCACCTTCACCGTCACCCTGCGCAACAACGGACCGGCCGACGCGACCAATGCCGTCGTCGACAGCCCCGTCCCCGCCGGCACCACGCTGCTCACCCCGACCGCCGCCGCCGGCACCGCCTACGACCCGGCCACCGGACGCTGGACGGTGCCCGCGCTGCCCGTCGGCGGCTCCGTGCGGCTCACCCTGCCGGTCCGGCTGGACGTCGCCGCGCCCGCCACCGACACCGCGACCGTCACGGCCGCCGACCAGTACGACCCGGTGACGGCGAACAACACCGCGAGCGTCACCGTCCGGCCGCTCACCGACACCGACATCGTGGTCGGCAAGAGCGTCGACCACTCGCGCCCCGGACTCGGCGGGCAGGTGGTGTTCACCGTCACCGCCGCCAACGACGGCCCCGCGCCCGCCACCGGCCTGGTCCTCACCGACCTGCTCCCGCCCGGCCTGGAACTGGTCCGCGCCGAGCCCGGCACCGGCGGGTACGCGGCGGACACCGGCCGCTGGACGATCGGCGACCTGGCCGTCGGCGCGCAGGCCCGGCTCATCCTCACCGCCCGCGCCACCGAGCCCGGCACCCACACCAACACCGCGACGCTGACCGGCCTCGACCAGACCGACACCGACCCGTCCGACAACACGGCGAGCGCCACCGTCACCGTCGACGCGCCCAGTCCCAGTCCCAGTCCCAGCCCGAGTCCGAGTCCGGCCCCGACCACGAGTCCGGCCCCGACCACGAGTCCGGCCCCGAAGCCCCCGCGCCACGATCACCCCGGCCCCGAGCTGCCCGGCACCGGCGCGCCGGCCGCCGCCACGGGCGTGGTCGCGGTGCTGCTGCTGATCGGCGGCGCGGTGCTGCTGGCCGCCCGACGGGAGCACGTCCGGCGGGAGCCCACCCGCCGGAGCTGA